The sequence CTGCTATATGTGGTTCCGCCGTcacagcgtcgtctgctcggtgCACCAGAGCCACGCCTTGTAGCCTCCCACTCCGTGGTGGCTGCCGGATTGTTGCGAAACGTACCACAAATAGGGTGCCCCACGCACTCCTGCTTCCCTGCTACGGAGAGACCGTATCGAAGCACCCTACAGCCCacataaaaccccttaaacttcgtaaagtagcgacactctcctcctccgccttcacccCTCCCCGTttttcctctctttcacgctccctcatcgaccgtggcgccacctacactgctcgagcgtagcagcggcgccaacatgcgctcctcgccactccgtagacgcttctcgagcaaaaatggcgctgaagcaaggcgcgagggcccacgtggtgctattaggccaatagcgacgcggcgtcggacTCGGCCAGAGCgcacgaggaggaggcggcattcttcaaagcgtggtgctactttacgaagtttaaagggCTTTAAACCCACAACGGTCCTCAGCGCCACCTGTCGGCCGAGTACAGCATTTATGCAGCACTTGGCGTGACTGCAACGGAGAACGCAGGTACTCCATTATACCGTCTTCAGTCCTTCGATGGACCGAAGGCTCACGGAAGTAACTCCAAAGTACTTGTGCCAGTGATATCACCCTCGAATAAAGATGCACGAGGAAGCGTTGTTGTGAACCATCGTCGTGTTGTGTACAAAGGAAATATAGAGGGATATCATCTCTGCCTGGGAGTCGCTAATCGAAGTAGCCGGCCTCCTTGTACTTGGCGTGCAGACCATCGCCCTCCTTGACGGTGAAGCCCAGCGTGGCATGCCCGTAGTAGTCCGGGTACGCCTCCAGGTTCGCGATGACCGAGGTGAGCAGGTGCGCCCTCTCGACCTGCGTGCCGGGTGCATCGAAGCCCAGCACTGAGAAGTGCACGTGCAAGTGGTAGTACGAGGGCTGGTAGTGCAGGTAGCCACGCAATCGGTGCGAAGGAACGCCGAACTGCAGTGCCAACGCCGCCTGGGCGAGTGAGGAAATAGAGCACGTGTTACACAACTGGCGTGGCATGGCCTCCGGAATTCTTAGCACAACCGCGCTCACCGACAGATATCGGAGGCCGTAATACCGGGCCTTCCATTGTCTTTAACTGTACAGGGTGATATAGGTAAATGAAGGCAATGCACGACCCGGTGTCATGGCCTTCGTGGTGGTGTGGGGTGCCGCGCTCTGTTCCAAGCAGGCCGATCTGCCATCCACATTGTCATAGGCTCTAATATCATCACTTAACTAAACAAACACTTGCAATCCCGTTTCTTTAGACTGGGATGGGAGAAAGGGCCCGGGGTGTCGTAATATCGGTCGATTATTTTTGGCGAATACTTCCCCTTTGCGCGACTAACCTCAGAACCTCAGGACAGGAACTGCTCACTGGTGTCACGCTGTTCCTGTCGATGCACTCGATAAAAGTAGTGTTACCCGACATGAAAATAGACCTGACAAGAGACgtgtcatttcatttatttatttatttatttatttattggcacGTAAGCCGCTTCCGACGACAAAAGTCAATCAGCGCTTAGTGAAAGGGTTGGCTCCGAAAGTGTACTAGCGAGAAAAGTGCTCCTGGACTTCTTAGGGGGGTGGACGCGTCACTTGAACCAAAAGCCGCAAGGTGCAATTAGACAATAGCAGTTGAATGTATCATCAACAATAGCAATTGAATGCATCATCATTTGCGTTTGGGGAAATAATGCAATTTCCCGAACCGAAACAAATCAGCCCCCAGAGACTGACTGACTGTCAGGGACTCCTGAAAATGCGCCGCGCACTACACCGGCGTTCACAATTACTGTCGATCGATGTTGTCGGCTACGCACGTACATGAATATATCCAACAAACACGTTATACCGCAAAAGTGAAACCAATGAGCGAGCCGGGTTGCTCCTCATCGCGCCTCTTATTGCGGGAAAGCCAGCCTTGACGAATACTTTTCAGCGACAAGGCTTGAAAAGCGGCTGCTGAACATCCACATTCTACGCGCTAGAAGCGACGCTAAGCTGAACAACGGATACAAACACGAAGGAACAGGACTTGTATGGTGAAGTGCAGACTAACAATAGGAATTTAAAGAAagtgagcaaaaagaaaaaaagacgaaaagaCTTGCAGCTGCGTACTGCATTGTGGGTGAAAACAATGGAGACTGTCGATTTTTATATTATACCTTTATGACGGATATACAAACAAAACTTCGCTCCCAGTGAAACTTCGTCATATCGAAGGTTAAAGGTCAATTGCAAGGCAATTTCACTTTGGCCAAAGTGGTTATAAGTGAGTAACATACAGCGTATTATTGAAGCATTCTTGGCAAAGCTGTTGGACTAGTAATCGCCTTACGGCGCTTTATCAGATGCGGTCAGATTCCGGCGGCGAAAGCGTATACGGCGTAAGCGAaagcggcggctgcgtatggtgcAGCTGAGCGCGGGTGCGCGAACCTTGTGGTGAAAGCGATATGCCATGAGTTGAGTCCAccgcgtgggccctatcttgagagcaaactgcgatgggtacagagtctagatgcaccgagtgctgatagcgtcgtgtgcgctgtgttctcgccgcttagtttgcgttgaagcgagaggcagcacgaaggtcgattcgctcgctgccgctgccgctcttcttcacgccagcgttttgacaccgAATGTCCGTGCTCTTCGAGTGAGATGTGTCTTATGttcgcctgtgcgcgcgtgacaccatgcttgttaatttagttagtaagcgaatgtttaagtGTTTATACAGcaggtaaaactactatccttacctcgtatagctgtccaataatttgctatcgcaatcgatgcttcgtgtttcgggcggaactgcgacttctgtatTTTCTAACATATGTAATACGGGTCACGCAGTTCGCGGCAAACAGCGCACTGCATCATGTTTCCATTGCGAAGCTTGCCCAATCGCTCCTCGCCGGTACGTGCAATACGTTAAAGGCAAGAAGACCGAGTTTAGAGCTTCGTCTTTACGTGTAAGTACATCCTTTTCAAAATAGAAAAGCACGTCGTACAAATAGCcacagcttttgtttcatttaccTAACACCTTGGTGGAAGTGCTTGCTGGTGGAGGTGGTGCCTGGAACCATCCTCTTTTTACGCAGTCCAAACTTTCGTTGCATTTGCCCtttaaactgcgataggcgacgACATgcaaaaattgacagtcacttaagatccttacgtgatttgaatgcgaaagcattatgagtTGTCTACGTTATCACGTTAAATTAAAGCTCCATCTTAATCAGCGTCGCTGTaacttgtaccaaccttaatccactttaaccCACATTAATTCGACTTTGGGAGTGGGCCACGGCGTCCGTCCTACGCCGTAGCTGTTCACCGTGTGATTTCGCAGCGCGTGCAGCAGCAGATGCAGCGCCgcgggaacgtgacgtcatcacttggtcacgtgagCTTTGGTACCATGGGATGATAACAATAACGGCGCACGTCGGGTTTTCCGCTTTATGGGGCacataacgctttcgcattacaaaagagaaaaaaaagaaaggaaggcttACGTTGACTTTCTCGTTGACGTTGCGCAGCAGCGGCAGGTGGTTGGGTTTCAGGTCCCTGAGCGACCTGATGCCCCGCTTGTGGCAGATGGCGAGCACATACAGGTTCTCCGGCTGCTTAGTGTCCCACTTCATGTCCGGAAGTAAGATGAAACCCGTTTCCGGGTCCGGGTCCTCGAACAGGATCCGCTCGGACTCCTTCTTGTGCTCGAGGATGTTGTAGACCCACTGGCGCCGAGGGCGGAAAAAGTTTAAAGCGTTGTGTGGCGCGCAACCATGGCCTCCGAAATCGGCGCGCCGCGCTGGCATCAAGACGTTACCATCAGCGTTAATTGAAGCACAAGCCGGATATAATAaggccatttctttttttacccaCACAGACTACACGAGTGTAGGAAGTCAGCATTTTTTGTTTGGTTTTTCTACTTGGTGTAGAGAAGTGTAGTAGCTTCGCCCACCTACACGAAGCCATTTTTTATAGTCgtagtgtagcatgaaaactacacCTTCTGCACTGTCGTTTCGATGAGTGCacgcagcagacgacaaacaaaCAGGCTTGCGTTCCAAACGCGTGGCGTCATTTTGTCTGCGAATGTAGGCGTTGATATAGCGACGAGAGCAGAGGAAAGTGACCCAATCTTCCAAGAAGATAAAATTATCTTACTCACAGATGGTGCGGGCTGTTTCAAACTCCGCGCTGTACTATACGCATTGAGAAGCTGTCTTCGTGCACAGCACATCGGCGGTGTATTTCGCTgcagtttgtctagatttgttcATGAAACGGAAGCTCGTACATTGGCGTTCCATTTCAGTCAAGGGCATATACGCAGCCAGTAAGTGCGAAGTCAGGCGAAGTGCGGAGTCAGGCGCTTTTCGTGTTCTGATGCAGAAGACGACTTCATAGCCTCTGTCCGGCATCACACTAGTCTACACGAGCCTGCACGaagtaaaagcaaaaaaaaaaaagcactaataCGTGATGCACTAATACGCTTTTCTAGCCCTCGAAGAGCTTCCAGcgcatgcagccagcaaaagcatagccttcgagatctgttcGAGTTGCAGAGAGAGCCGTCGCTGCAGGCGTACATGTAGAGGTAAACTCCAGCGTTTGTTTAACCGTATTAGGAtactgtcattttcaaatggcattgacagtcctgtcaccggtagggtggatcagtttgcttagaaattcatcaataattttaaataaccaatcaACGGGATGCCGAAACCGAAActggtagctgcttcgtgtgacgtcacgatcagttgatgacgtcagatcctacacaaccataatgtaaacacgcagaacgcgtgctaCACTTGCAGTACACGTGGCaacgccaaagaagcgaagctgatggtgtctcctgacgacacagggagcttttacagttTCCGAACTAGATAGCGGCGATTtaagcgacgatttcagcgacagtggtggtgtagtctctgacgtcacaaacgcagggtggccagtaaaaagtcatgagtcgggaacgcaaccaatctttaaaattaattttcaggaaaactaaatgacttgcagccatattgtttCCCACAGATAATCAGAGTGTAAAAGAGAGCGTATATTCAAAATCTTACTAAGATCAGCGGACATCAAGAAAtcaccggagttgccctttaaaaaACACCCCCTCCGACCAGAATACCTGTTACAAGTAATTGTTTGAAAGAGCCTCCTGTAATCACTTTGTGGCCAGGTTCTAAGCAAGCAGTACTAAAAGAGTATATGTTTTATAATTAGAATTAAGCCACTGCTGCATGTGTACGTCAACCTGGAAACGCGGAACACAATGGGATAGTTTCGGAAttgttcgcgtttgaatttaGGATGCTAGTACatctggcaaaaaaagaaagccgaagTGTAAATCGATAACGCGAAAAGTGACTGTTCCAGCAACTACTGCTACATAATTTATCTATAGCGCCGCAGACTACTGGCTTTTCCTGAAATTTCGGTAACGTCAGCACATAGGTAGCGACGCAATGCGATTAGGCCAACGCACCGCTCCTCTGGAGCCTACAACCTCAGAGAGAGAAAAATTTTAATGATATGCTGAAGATGTCAGCCTGGCAGATCGTCTGGCATGCTACTACTCCAGGTGCTGGACGATAATTATGATATGCACGGTGATTATGTAAACACGCAAACAGCCCATGCAGTCGCAGACCAGAGTGTCGAACCGAAACTTTTCACCGTTCCTGCTTTCCGTTCGGTTCACCGAAAATGGTTCACAGTCCCGGTTCAACTCCGGAGCAAAAAAGCAAAATAACGGTTCAAGTTCATTTGCATAACCGAAGTATAATGACAGGAAGATAgcacatatttctttttgtacACCTTGACGCTGCTGCTAAGTTGTACTGAAAGATTACCCCTGTTGTTCAAGCCGCAcaaaataattatgcagatccaacacgaATGCTGGAATCTAGGTGATGCGAAGttttattgagagagagagagagatagagagagagagagtacactGAGGAAACGCAGAGTCCTTCAGCCTGCTACTATGCTCAGGGGCAaagggaagagaagaaaaaatagaGGACCGAGGAGTACCGATGACAGGCAGTAGGCAGCAGTTATATACACGTTCATAATCGACAGACTTCAATCTAGGTATGTGTTAACTAAATATCCTAATAGTGTGTTCATGGTGATCAGTGGCCCAGTAACAGTTTTCCACTCAACGGTCTGCTGTTAATTGGCGCTAATGGAGACAACAGTGCCTTCCGTTCAAAGTCATAATGAGGACAAACAACAAGCATTTATGCACCACGACTCAGGTACTTTGTCCGCATCACAGTCTGGCGAGTAGGCGAGTCGGAGGCACGCTAATACTTTCGCGTTAACACAACACCATGTCTGCCCTCTGATGCAATACGCTGAAAAATCACCGAAAGATGGCATGTATTTACAAATGAGGTGGCATAGTTGAGCCATAGGTGAAGGCAATGCATGGATGAAAAGCTCCAGAAAAAGTGGCCAACCTGAACAGAAAAgcgttatattttttttcttggtttcgcTCCCGGAGGGAAAAGCAGAAAATAATCATAACGTTTCGATTCGAGCAAAAATAACGCATTTTCCCGGTTTTCGGTTCAGTTCCGGTGCGATACCCTGTCACAGACACAACTCACGAAGATTCCATTTTTAATGCCTGTGTACCTCACGATCAGAATTTTCGTGGCAGTTCAAGGCAGGCTACACAAGCTATGGGAAAATGCAATAGCATGTGTAACTATAATTTGTGACCACTGTTCAAACACTCGAGAAACACAACTCCACAGTTCACACGATTACCAATTTGAAATGTAGTAAAGCTGCCTTATGCGATACTGTCTATACACATGAAGTTTTTATTGATTTTCTTGCTCAGACAACCAAAATGTCCATTTATTAAGCCATAAACCAAATTCGAACAAGAAAGTCATTACCTTGTCCAGCAGGACGCTTTCGAATAACGTGAGTCGTACTTAGCATCTGTGACGGCGGGAGTAAGTTATATAGTTATGCTTCCAAGCACTTTGGCGCTAGCACATGACTTCACTGATTCGTGACACTAATTGTTctttatatatacacacacacacacacacatatatatatatatatatatatatatatatatatatatatatatatatatatatatatatatatatatatatatatatatatatgagtgtgtgtgcgtgcgcgcgtgcgtgttcgTCATCGCTGAGAGGGTCGCTACCCCTTTATACCACCAGAAATATAACTTCAGGTAAACGTAGCGGCTCAGCGAGGTTTACAGGCGACGACGTGACCGCGCATGAAACTCTCACTTACAAATGACAAAGCCGTTGGCCGACAACGGTTTGCCCAACACTTTTGAAATACGACCGCCCAGAGAGAGGACGAATATCTGCTAGCCGCCTATTCACAAGAACGGAATCCCACCTGCAAAGACAGCTGTTGCGAAGCGATGTACGGTTCTGTCACTTCTTTGTACAGTTTTGGAGTCTCG comes from Dermacentor andersoni chromosome 9, qqDerAnde1_hic_scaffold, whole genome shotgun sequence and encodes:
- the Dcps gene encoding m7GpppX diphosphatase, with the translated sequence MAATSSTEATLATKRVAGDGEIGDDAKKAKLDTAAAGFQHISSFSDFKPRRVLSEDARTKFMAVEGTFGDLSDTAAVVVVEKTPFSRENYELVFTADTKLEETFHNDIYSSYGGKVTAALNGLTATVIFPATQKHVDKYLFKPHHMITETPKLYKEVTEPYIASQQLSLQWVYNILEHKKESERILFEDPDPETGFILLPDMKWDTKQPENLYVLAICHKRGIRSLRDLKPNHLPLLRNVNEKVNAALALQFGVPSHRLRGYLHYQPSYYHLHVHFSVLGFDAPGTQVERAHLLTSVIANLEAYPDYYGHATLGFTVKEGDGLHAKYKEAGYFD